From Calditrichota bacterium, one genomic window encodes:
- a CDS encoding sulfotransferase family 2 domain-containing protein has translation MLISHRKKFIYTKTSKTAGTSVESYFEKFCMPEGEWEFSHGREEYISATGIIGFRGTNAASKEWRNHLSAAEIKNKIGASIWDNYFKFCVVRNPFDKLLSGFFFNKEKNEDQDTILQFRNWLKNGGRVMDRDRYVIGDNICMDYFIKYENLEEGINHVCKKLELPFEPSTIPKLKTGYRKKTIPINKFYDEESIQLVKSAYSFELNYFNYSMPEN, from the coding sequence ATGCTGATTAGCCACAGAAAGAAGTTCATTTATACAAAGACATCCAAAACCGCGGGGACATCTGTTGAATCTTATTTTGAGAAATTTTGTATGCCGGAAGGCGAATGGGAGTTTTCACATGGAAGAGAAGAATATATTAGCGCAACCGGGATCATTGGTTTTCGTGGTACTAATGCAGCAAGCAAAGAATGGCGGAATCATTTATCGGCGGCAGAAATAAAGAACAAAATCGGGGCCTCAATTTGGGATAATTATTTCAAATTCTGTGTTGTCAGAAATCCGTTTGATAAACTTCTATCCGGTTTCTTTTTTAATAAAGAAAAAAATGAAGATCAAGATACAATTCTTCAGTTCCGAAATTGGCTTAAAAATGGTGGGCGGGTTATGGATCGAGACAGGTATGTTATCGGCGATAATATTTGTATGGATTATTTTATCAAATATGAAAATCTTGAAGAAGGAATAAACCATGTTTGCAAGAAATTAGAGCTACCTTTTGAACCATCTACAATTCCAAAACTTAAAACAGGTTACCGCAAAAAGACTATTCCTATAAACAAATTTTATGATGAGGAATCAATCCAATTAGTGAAGTCTGCATATTCATTTGAATTGAACTATTTTAATTATTCCATGCCAGAAAATTAA
- the polA gene encoding DNA polymerase I — MSEKLFLIDGSALYYRSYFAFIRNPLINSKGENTSATFGFLNTMIKILDEERPEYVAIIFDTSKPTFRHEIYSEYKATREKMPDDMRAQYPRMVDTLKKLNFILIDKDGYEADDIIGMLSHKYGNKDLDVFIVSGDKDMAQLVNDHVFLYAVGKAGAAPDIMNAQKVIDKYGVNPSQIVDWLALMGDTSDNIPGVPKVGGKTAAKLLGEYGSIPGIYENLEGMKKSALKDNLANNKEQAFMSQNLTTIDLKVPMDVMLDDIKFNVWDMDVVSKILKELEFPSLFNRMLALTEADSDFIPTDTSQYEKEAVNYKLVDTKESFDGFLKELKRQKKFVFDLETDSLDSLTANIAGIAFSWKEHQGWYVPINHFDIKLSEKEILRSLTPVFTNPKIKKYGQNLKYDHAVLKQHGVNVQGIYFDTMIASYVLDPSNRQHNLDNLAEKYLAYKMIPISDLIGKGKDEKLMTDLAANEVLPYAAEDADISLRVANILEDKLKEHGLDDLFFNLEMPLLEVLEITETNGIKINLDLLSKLSEDIAKELAKLEKEIYDFAGQEFNISSPQQLGTIMFEEKKIHEELDLRKPKKTKTGQFSTSEQTLERFSEHPVIDKILNFRKLAKLKNTYVDALPEMVNSKTGKIHTSYNQTVAATGRLSSMNPNLQNIPIRTELGKEIRRAFIPSREGYSILSADYSQIELRVMAHLSGDETLIKGFQQDNTDIHAVTASLIFDISLEEVTADHRRKAKEINFGIMYGMNKWGLSNRLHISPDEAELFIANYFATYPNIQLFMRKAIEQANEQGYVETMMNRRRYLPEIKSKNRNIREFAERMAINTPIQGSAADLIKKAMIDMQRFIDTQEDCPAYMLMQVHDELVFEVKDSYIKEFAGHVERIMANAMPLSVPVVVESASGANWLEAHE, encoded by the coding sequence ATGTCTGAAAAACTATTTTTAATTGATGGCTCCGCATTGTATTACCGCAGCTATTTTGCTTTCATCCGAAATCCGCTTATTAACTCAAAAGGCGAAAATACATCTGCAACCTTTGGCTTCTTAAACACCATGATTAAGATTTTGGATGAAGAACGCCCGGAATATGTGGCCATCATTTTTGATACGAGTAAACCAACTTTCCGCCATGAAATTTATTCTGAGTACAAAGCCACCCGGGAGAAAATGCCCGATGATATGCGTGCCCAATATCCTCGAATGGTCGATACCTTAAAAAAATTAAATTTCATCCTAATTGATAAAGATGGTTATGAAGCGGATGATATAATCGGTATGCTCTCACATAAATATGGCAATAAGGACTTGGATGTTTTTATCGTTTCCGGTGATAAGGATATGGCCCAACTTGTAAATGATCATGTTTTCCTTTATGCCGTAGGTAAGGCAGGCGCGGCACCTGATATTATGAATGCTCAAAAGGTAATTGACAAATATGGTGTTAATCCAAGCCAGATTGTTGATTGGCTGGCTTTGATGGGTGATACATCAGATAATATTCCGGGTGTGCCAAAAGTGGGCGGTAAAACAGCCGCAAAATTATTAGGAGAATACGGCAGCATTCCTGGTATTTATGAAAATCTGGAAGGTATGAAGAAAAGTGCGTTGAAGGATAACCTTGCCAATAATAAGGAACAGGCTTTTATGTCGCAAAACCTTACAACCATTGATCTAAAAGTTCCGATGGATGTGATGTTGGATGATATAAAATTTAATGTTTGGGATATGGATGTTGTATCTAAGATTCTAAAGGAGTTGGAATTCCCCAGTTTGTTTAACCGCATGTTGGCCTTAACCGAAGCTGATTCTGATTTTATTCCAACAGACACTTCTCAATATGAAAAGGAAGCCGTCAATTATAAACTTGTTGATACAAAAGAGTCTTTTGATGGCTTTCTTAAAGAACTTAAAAGACAGAAAAAATTTGTTTTTGATTTGGAAACCGATTCGCTGGATAGTTTGACGGCAAATATTGCCGGGATCGCTTTTAGCTGGAAGGAACACCAAGGCTGGTATGTGCCAATCAACCATTTTGATATTAAGCTTTCTGAGAAAGAAATCCTAAGATCTTTAACTCCGGTTTTTACAAACCCCAAAATAAAAAAGTATGGCCAGAATCTGAAATATGATCATGCTGTTTTAAAGCAACATGGTGTAAATGTTCAAGGTATTTACTTTGATACAATGATTGCCTCCTATGTACTTGATCCTTCAAATCGGCAACATAATCTCGATAACCTGGCTGAAAAATATCTGGCTTATAAAATGATTCCGATTTCTGATTTAATTGGTAAAGGAAAAGATGAAAAGTTGATGACCGATTTGGCAGCAAATGAAGTTTTACCGTACGCTGCTGAAGACGCTGATATCAGTTTACGAGTTGCCAATATTCTGGAAGACAAATTAAAGGAACACGGTCTGGATGATTTGTTTTTTAACCTTGAAATGCCTTTGCTGGAAGTCCTGGAAATTACTGAAACGAATGGTATTAAGATTAATTTGGATTTACTTAGCAAACTGTCTGAAGATATTGCAAAAGAGCTGGCAAAGTTAGAAAAAGAGATATATGATTTTGCCGGTCAGGAATTTAATATCAGTTCGCCACAACAACTTGGTACAATTATGTTTGAAGAAAAGAAGATTCATGAAGAGCTGGATCTGAGAAAGCCAAAGAAAACAAAAACGGGGCAGTTCTCAACCTCAGAACAGACTTTGGAGCGCTTTTCTGAACATCCGGTGATTGATAAGATTTTAAATTTTAGAAAGTTGGCAAAACTTAAGAATACTTATGTAGATGCATTACCGGAAATGGTAAATTCCAAAACGGGTAAAATTCACACGTCATACAATCAAACAGTGGCTGCGACCGGACGGCTTTCCAGCATGAATCCCAATTTGCAGAATATCCCAATCCGAACCGAATTAGGTAAAGAAATCCGCCGGGCATTTATCCCCAGCAGGGAAGGCTACAGCATTTTGAGTGCGGATTATTCACAGATTGAATTGCGTGTTATGGCACACCTATCTGGCGATGAAACACTTATTAAGGGCTTTCAACAGGATAACACGGATATCCACGCAGTAACAGCGTCTCTAATTTTTGATATCAGCTTGGAAGAGGTTACAGCGGATCACAGACGAAAAGCCAAGGAAATCAATTTTGGCATAATGTATGGTATGAACAAATGGGGGCTTTCTAACCGGCTACATATATCACCGGACGAAGCTGAGTTGTTTATTGCCAACTATTTTGCGACATACCCGAACATCCAGTTGTTTATGCGTAAAGCGATAGAACAGGCCAATGAGCAAGGTTATGTTGAAACTATGATGAATCGCCGGCGATATCTTCCTGAAATTAAAAGCAAAAATCGTAATATCCGGGAATTTGCAGAGCGTATGGCTATTAACACTCCCATTCAGGGCTCTGCTGCTGATTTGATAAAAAAGGCGATGATCGACATGCAAAGATTTATAGATACGCAGGAAGACTGTCCGGCCTATATGTTGATGCAGGTGCATGATGAGTTGGTTTTTGAAGTGAAGGATAGCTACATAAAAGAATTCGCCGGGCATGTTGAAAGAATTATGGCCAACGCGATGCCGTTATCTGTGCCGGTCGTTGTAGAAAGTGCTTCAGGAGCAAATTGGTTGGAAGCACACGAATAA
- a CDS encoding DUF3667 domain-containing protein has protein sequence METCLNCGKKFEDSFCNHCGQKKITDRITLKSIYLEFLQTVFLFESHLFRTVKELVISPGNYVKTYLKGKRRPFMAPIQFFLLLLTLYVLVFNLFGDKYFEYITQVTRVENSEKIQKFDLNIQNIQTHVKKNLDIFNFMMPPIMALFFWALFRKQGFNYAESLVFSFYIISIGFLLSIIIIFFSLVDIRVAFLKNILLIIYFSFAIIQFSGMKKTPALFKSILTIIFTYMLYGVVVAGFTIIFILLKP, from the coding sequence ATGGAAACATGTCTGAATTGTGGGAAGAAATTTGAAGATTCTTTTTGCAATCACTGCGGCCAAAAGAAAATCACTGACAGAATCACGTTAAAATCAATCTATCTTGAATTCCTTCAAACAGTTTTCTTATTCGAATCCCATCTCTTTAGAACCGTTAAGGAACTGGTGATAAGTCCTGGAAACTATGTTAAAACTTATCTTAAAGGAAAACGCCGTCCTTTCATGGCCCCGATCCAGTTTTTTTTATTGCTGCTTACCCTTTATGTATTGGTTTTTAATTTATTTGGTGATAAATACTTCGAGTATATCACCCAAGTTACAAGGGTTGAAAATTCAGAAAAAATACAGAAATTTGACCTCAATATTCAAAATATTCAAACCCATGTAAAAAAGAATCTGGATATTTTTAATTTTATGATGCCCCCAATAATGGCATTATTCTTTTGGGCCCTTTTCAGAAAACAGGGTTTTAATTATGCAGAAAGTTTGGTTTTCTCATTTTACATCATTTCCATTGGATTTCTATTATCGATAATAATCATATTCTTTTCTTTGGTAGATATTAGGGTTGCCTTCCTAAAAAATATTTTGTTAATCATATATTTTTCATTCGCTATAATTCAGTTTTCTGGCATGAAAAAAACACCAGCCCTCTTCAAGAGTATTTTGACCATAATTTTTACCTATATGCTTTATGGTGTTGTTGTGGCTGGATTTACTATAATTTTTATTTTGCTTAAACCATAG
- a CDS encoding endonuclease MutS2 yields MYGFEQSKTALGLNNILSIIGNKCISELGRQNILNLAPLTEKNKLVDKLKNVEETGRIIEKEGRLPLGSFFDIRILLNKIEPQNSYLETKECLEIQNILEICQEINTFFKIQSLAESPLKRLTKDLSNQKTLLSQLQFTIDPAGNIFDNASKELKTIRKKIYQLRDDVNRKLENISSKNSEHLQEEYVTLRDGRLVLPVREFSVSKISGIVHGQSSSGATKFVEPMAVVQTNNEIQELLISEKREVIKILTRLSVMIREAGEELRNDLSVLVELDSLQARARYGLQVEAVFPEIVDDHYWLINNGRHPVLLDLIKKETVPLTLEIGDPFNTLVISGPNAGGKTVAMKTVGLLQLMLQCSIPIPVSEGSKFPICDRMFVLIGDKQSIENDLSTFSSHITGLNEIVENVKEKSLVLIDEIGIGTEPSGGAALAIAVLEQLNRPDVVSLVSTHQNQLKLYASETTGVENAAMQFDIEHLKPLFILETGIPGSSFTFDICKRFGMSQEIIDRSRQLEGNSNQDMANLLNDISEKSNFYQNEVRELSLKQSKLDALIKLYESNSTDLKKNKRKLEKEAKQQAKDIIEHANKKIEATIRSIKESSADKNTVKNARRELNNFKTSLEEPSVDNIKSDLTIDQVKIGQKVRSLVYNVVGNISKIFKNKNAIELEREGLKLTVNISEVELLNNDGQVVETKPAKSASTAHIPSTVAHEVDVRGCETHEALERVDAYLDSAVHSEWNEVTIIHGKGTGALRTAVQQFLAKNKSIKEYRTGRYGEGETGVTIVSLK; encoded by the coding sequence ATGTACGGATTTGAACAATCAAAAACAGCGCTCGGTTTAAACAATATTTTATCAATTATTGGCAATAAGTGTATTTCAGAACTTGGCCGGCAAAACATTTTAAACCTTGCTCCGCTCACTGAAAAAAACAAGCTGGTTGATAAATTAAAAAATGTTGAGGAAACCGGCCGGATTATAGAAAAAGAAGGACGTTTGCCTTTAGGGTCTTTCTTTGATATCAGGATTCTATTAAACAAAATTGAACCCCAAAACAGTTATCTGGAAACAAAAGAATGTCTTGAAATTCAAAATATTCTCGAAATTTGTCAGGAAATTAATACATTTTTTAAAATACAATCTTTGGCTGAAAGTCCGTTAAAACGCCTTACAAAAGATCTGTCCAATCAAAAAACATTATTAAGTCAGTTACAATTTACGATCGATCCCGCTGGTAATATTTTTGATAATGCCAGCAAAGAGTTAAAAACGATTCGTAAGAAAATTTACCAGCTTAGGGATGATGTCAACCGTAAGCTTGAGAATATTAGTTCAAAAAATTCTGAGCATTTACAGGAAGAATATGTAACGCTCCGAGATGGGCGTCTTGTGTTACCGGTCAGGGAATTCTCGGTTTCAAAAATATCTGGGATTGTACACGGGCAATCATCATCCGGTGCAACAAAATTTGTGGAACCAATGGCGGTTGTGCAAACCAACAATGAAATCCAGGAACTGCTCATTTCGGAAAAGCGGGAAGTAATAAAAATATTAACTCGTTTGTCCGTAATGATCCGCGAAGCTGGCGAAGAGTTGAGAAACGACTTGTCTGTTCTTGTTGAACTGGATAGCCTTCAGGCACGTGCCAGGTACGGATTACAGGTAGAAGCAGTTTTTCCTGAAATTGTTGATGACCATTATTGGCTGATAAACAATGGCCGGCATCCCGTTTTATTGGATCTGATAAAAAAGGAAACCGTTCCTTTAACGCTGGAAATTGGAGATCCATTTAATACGTTGGTTATATCCGGTCCTAACGCCGGCGGTAAAACGGTTGCGATGAAAACGGTTGGATTATTACAACTGATGCTTCAATGTTCAATACCTATTCCCGTGAGTGAAGGAAGCAAGTTTCCTATTTGTGATCGGATGTTTGTTTTGATTGGTGATAAACAATCCATAGAGAATGATTTAAGCACATTTTCATCACACATTACCGGGCTAAATGAGATTGTTGAAAATGTCAAAGAAAAATCCCTTGTTTTGATTGATGAAATTGGAATTGGAACAGAACCATCCGGTGGTGCTGCTTTGGCGATTGCAGTTTTGGAGCAACTGAACAGACCCGATGTTGTCTCCCTGGTTTCTACTCACCAAAATCAATTGAAACTATATGCTTCAGAAACCACCGGGGTCGAAAACGCCGCAATGCAATTTGATATTGAACATTTAAAGCCTCTTTTTATATTAGAAACGGGCATTCCCGGCAGCAGTTTTACCTTTGATATCTGCAAACGTTTCGGTATGTCCCAGGAGATTATTGACCGATCTCGGCAGCTTGAAGGTAACTCAAATCAGGATATGGCCAATCTGCTAAACGACATTTCGGAAAAGAGCAATTTTTATCAAAATGAAGTAAGGGAATTAAGTCTAAAACAAAGCAAGCTGGATGCATTGATAAAGTTGTATGAAAGTAATAGTACAGATCTGAAGAAAAATAAAAGAAAGCTTGAGAAAGAAGCCAAACAGCAGGCAAAAGATATAATTGAACACGCCAATAAAAAAATTGAGGCTACAATTCGTAGTATCAAAGAATCTTCTGCAGACAAAAATACTGTAAAAAATGCGCGGCGTGAGCTTAATAATTTTAAGACAAGTCTTGAGGAGCCTTCTGTTGATAATATCAAAAGTGATTTAACAATTGACCAGGTAAAAATCGGCCAAAAAGTTAGATCATTGGTTTACAATGTGGTTGGCAACATTAGCAAAATTTTTAAGAATAAAAATGCGATTGAGCTTGAACGGGAAGGCCTGAAGCTCACAGTGAATATTTCTGAAGTGGAACTGTTAAATAATGATGGGCAGGTAGTTGAAACTAAACCTGCTAAATCTGCAAGTACGGCCCATATTCCATCTACTGTTGCACACGAAGTTGATGTCCGTGGATGTGAAACACATGAAGCTTTGGAACGAGTTGATGCATATCTGGACAGCGCGGTACACAGCGAATGGAATGAAGTTACCATTATTCATGGCAAAGGCACCGGAGCTTTAAGAACAGCCGTTCAACAATTTTTAGCCAAGAATAAATCGATAAAAGAGTATCGTACCGGCCGCTATGGTGAAGGTGAAACCGGGGTTACCATTGTAAGCTTGAAATGA
- a CDS encoding CvpA family protein yields the protein MNYLDLSFLTLIAFITVRGLFRGLITELMVLVALSLGVITATVLHPPLQLKILEFFPDIPIAVAKVSAFVVIFLAVNIFIRLLSKTLNKIATFTFLQPVNKLAGALFAFTKITLIISIVLNGIILFPGSDYFLQKMGKDDSLVYEPVQKFAPVLKNLFFPGDESSIKDMIPFDEINPDSTASDILKHLK from the coding sequence ATGAACTATTTAGATTTATCCTTTCTTACTCTGATTGCATTTATTACTGTTCGTGGTCTCTTTAGAGGGCTAATTACAGAGCTGATGGTTCTGGTGGCCCTTTCTTTAGGTGTGATTACGGCAACAGTTCTTCATCCGCCATTGCAATTAAAAATTTTAGAATTTTTCCCAGATATTCCAATTGCAGTAGCGAAGGTAAGTGCCTTTGTTGTTATTTTCCTGGCCGTTAATATTTTTATACGGCTGTTATCAAAAACCCTAAATAAAATTGCAACATTCACATTTTTACAACCTGTCAATAAATTGGCAGGTGCATTGTTTGCATTTACAAAAATCACCTTAATTATCAGTATTGTCTTAAATGGAATTATTCTGTTTCCCGGCTCAGACTATTTTTTACAAAAAATGGGAAAAGATGATAGTTTGGTTTACGAACCAGTTCAAAAATTCGCACCTGTGTTAAAAAATCTATTCTTCCCGGGCGATGAGAGTTCAATTAAAGATATGATCCCATTCGATGAAATAAATCCTGATTCAACAGCATCTGATATTCTAAAACACCTTAAATAA
- a CDS encoding GatB/YqeY domain-containing protein, with amino-acid sequence MNLESQIKNDMTEALKSGQKEKLNTLRTTYSQIKDERIKHRKELTDEDVISVLMRGVKSRKDSIEMYKKGSRQDLVDKETAELEILQSYLPAQMSEDDVKQIVAEIIKTSGAADLKDIGKVMGPAMAKLKGKTDGKLVQQIVRSLLS; translated from the coding sequence ATGAACCTTGAATCGCAAATTAAGAATGATATGACCGAGGCCTTAAAATCGGGTCAAAAAGAAAAATTAAACACCTTAAGAACAACATACTCACAAATTAAAGATGAACGTATTAAGCATAGAAAAGAACTCACGGATGAAGATGTAATATCTGTGCTTATGCGCGGTGTTAAAAGCCGAAAAGATTCAATTGAGATGTATAAAAAAGGCAGCCGGCAGGATCTGGTGGATAAAGAAACTGCCGAGCTTGAAATACTGCAAAGCTATTTGCCTGCCCAGATGTCTGAAGATGATGTAAAACAAATTGTCGCCGAAATAATTAAAACAAGTGGAGCCGCGGATTTAAAAGATATTGGAAAAGTAATGGGACCTGCCATGGCGAAGCTAAAAGGTAAAACGGACGGCAAACTCGTTCAACAAATTGTCCGTTCGCTTCTCTCGTAA
- a CDS encoding tetratricopeptide repeat protein has translation MFKKMILLAFITLLSSGIVFAQNEDVRSQAAGQAYNSGMDLSRQKKFDKAIPKFLEAIKEDSNFPKANYMLAYAYQKTTKYSEAENAYKNAIKLDSKFEKAYISLAKLQSKIDKTSEAINTYKAVLAFNPTSSKANFGLGKIYYQQKVWEKALKFSNASIESNGKYAPAHNILGLTYAGLKRHSKAAEAFENAIANTSAKQKQLKGTYYYRLGEAYVNAKNYTKAEDALKKAISSTRRSNVKAACNFNLGIVYKNKGQSQKALKHFREAAKNRSWKQSAEYEIDIILNPDKYSY, from the coding sequence ATGTTTAAGAAAATGATTCTATTAGCATTTATTACACTTTTAAGTAGTGGAATTGTTTTTGCTCAGAATGAAGATGTAAGAAGCCAGGCAGCCGGACAAGCTTATAACTCAGGAATGGATTTGTCCCGTCAAAAGAAATTTGATAAAGCGATACCAAAGTTTTTAGAAGCAATTAAGGAAGACAGCAATTTTCCAAAAGCAAATTATATGCTTGCATATGCTTATCAGAAAACCACAAAATATTCTGAAGCTGAAAATGCCTATAAAAATGCAATCAAATTGGATAGCAAATTTGAAAAAGCATACATTTCTCTTGCTAAGTTACAATCTAAAATAGACAAAACAAGTGAAGCAATTAATACTTATAAGGCAGTGTTGGCTTTTAATCCAACATCTTCGAAAGCCAATTTTGGTCTTGGGAAAATATACTACCAGCAAAAAGTCTGGGAAAAAGCCTTAAAGTTTTCTAATGCTTCTATTGAATCAAATGGCAAATATGCCCCTGCACATAATATACTTGGTCTAACATATGCAGGATTAAAGCGACATTCTAAAGCAGCTGAAGCATTTGAAAATGCCATAGCAAATACAAGCGCAAAGCAAAAACAGCTTAAAGGCACATACTATTATCGTTTGGGTGAGGCTTATGTTAATGCTAAGAATTATACAAAAGCAGAAGATGCATTAAAAAAGGCAATTAGCAGTACCCGTAGAAGCAATGTAAAAGCAGCATGTAACTTTAATTTGGGCATTGTTTATAAAAACAAAGGTCAGAGCCAAAAAGCATTGAAACATTTTCGTGAAGCTGCAAAAAACAGAAGCTGGAAACAATCTGCAGAATATGAGATCGATATTATTTTAAACCCAGATAAATATTCATATTAG
- a CDS encoding response regulator → METLRILIVEDDEDHAFLEADILNDELDCLVTVAISKADLENVDLSKQDIVLLDFNLPDATGSEILDLIREETDIPVIIITAQKEMQIAINTLKGGANDFLEKSPQNIAILPKTVKKVYKDYIENKKTQSKELEEEMLQIRVETLRQILTTLAHYINNSTTTISGYAQLATQNPEDIRRAVKLSQVSLKETQKITLVLKELESFVNNMEIKTTNYVDIPNAMFAIEENLKKKMKEVEEPESDQ, encoded by the coding sequence ATGGAAACCTTAAGAATTTTAATTGTCGAAGATGACGAAGACCATGCATTTTTGGAAGCGGATATCCTTAATGATGAGTTGGATTGCCTTGTAACTGTGGCAATTTCCAAGGCAGATTTGGAAAATGTTGATCTTTCAAAACAAGACATTGTTTTATTGGATTTTAATCTACCGGATGCAACGGGCAGTGAAATATTAGATTTAATCAGGGAAGAAACTGATATTCCCGTGATAATTATTACAGCACAAAAAGAGATGCAAATTGCCATTAATACACTAAAAGGCGGCGCAAATGATTTTCTTGAAAAATCTCCGCAGAACATTGCTATACTTCCAAAAACAGTAAAAAAAGTCTACAAAGATTATATCGAAAATAAAAAAACTCAGTCAAAAGAGTTAGAAGAAGAAATGCTGCAGATTCGGGTGGAAACTTTGCGGCAAATATTAACAACCCTCGCACATTATATAAATAATTCAACAACAACAATATCGGGTTATGCACAACTGGCAACTCAAAATCCTGAAGATATTCGCAGGGCTGTAAAACTTTCGCAGGTAAGTTTAAAAGAAACTCAGAAAATAACTTTGGTACTAAAAGAACTGGAAAGTTTTGTAAATAATATGGAAATAAAAACTACAAATTATGTTGATATTCCCAACGCCATGTTTGCCATTGAAGAGAATTTAAAGAAAAAAATGAAAGAAGTTGAGGAACCTGAAAGCGATCAGTGA